A genomic stretch from Calonectris borealis chromosome 6, bCalBor7.hap1.2, whole genome shotgun sequence includes:
- the METTL21A gene encoding protein N-lysine methyltransferase METTL21A, whose protein sequence is MALVPYEEGAGWGARQLHSPSATFRFASRSIRLKQDWRRLGVAAVVWDAAVVLCAYLEMGGIDVRDRSVIELGAGTGLLGIVATLLGARVTITDRAAALEFLESNVQANLPSELRPRAVVKELTWGKDLGNFPPGAFDFILGADIVYLEETFAELLQTLEHLCSEQTVILLSCRIRYERDHKFLKMLRGRFSVYEVHYDSSKDVHIYKAQRGSRKDDF, encoded by the exons ATGGCCTTGGTCCCCTACGaggagggagctggctggggagcgCGGCAGCTGCACAGCCCTTCGGCCACCTTCCGCTTCGCCAGCCGGAGCATCCGCCTCAAGCAGGACTGGCGGCGGctgggggtggcggcggtggTCTGGGATGCG GCTGTTGTCTTGTGTGCTTACCTGGAGATGGGAGGCATTGATGTCAGGGATCGGTCTGTGATTGAGCTGGGAGCTGGAACTGGATTGCTGGGAATAGTGGCCACGTTATTAG GTGCTCGTGTTACCATCACAGACAGGGCAGCAGCACTGGAGTTCCTGGAGTCAAACGTACAGGCTAACTTACCTTCTGAACTACGTCCGAGAGCTGTGGTGAAGGAACTGACTTGGGGAAAAGACCTGGGTAACTTCCCTCCAGGAGCATTTGACTTCATCCTGGGTGCAGACATCGTTTATCTGGAAGAAACTTTTGCAGAACTGCTTCAGACGCTGGAGCACCTGTGCTCAGAGCAAACTGTGATTCTTCTTTCCTGTCGTATCCGCTATGAGCGGGATCACAAATTCCTGAAGATGCTGAGAGGCCGTTTCTCTGTATATGAGGTCCACTATGATTCCAGTAAGGATGTTCATATCTACAAAGCTCAGAGGGGTAGTCGCAAAGATGACTTTTGA